CTCCGAGAGGATGTGCTGGATGAGGTGGAAGGTCCTTACATCCTTGTCGTAGCAGGGTCCCAGGAACTTTATTATATTGTTGTATACCTCTATAGCGCACCCCTCGGCCTCTACGAGGGCTTCCAGCATCCCCTTCAGGTCTCTCACATCCTGTAGATATTTGACCTTCTTACAGTTA
This Candidatus Bathyarchaeota archaeon DNA region includes the following protein-coding sequences:
- a CDS encoding bacterioferritin; translated protein: NCKKVKYLQDVRDLKGMLEALVEAEGCAIEVYNNIIKFLGPCYDKDVRTFHLIQHILSEEIKHEEAFQNLI